Proteins encoded within one genomic window of Rhizobium favelukesii:
- a CDS encoding DUF982 domain-containing protein, with product MVRGTSGEFVPLMLVMSGPEKYRLVRSIGDAADALIRAWPIDDGEDYVVAVRACLDALHGKISARDAREALIRAAEEAGISVITVVH from the coding sequence ATGGTTCGGGGCACAAGTGGAGAGTTTGTCCCTCTGATGCTCGTGATGAGCGGCCCGGAAAAATACAGGCTGGTGAGATCGATCGGAGACGCCGCCGACGCCCTTATTCGTGCCTGGCCAATTGACGATGGCGAGGACTACGTCGTCGCTGTCAGAGCTTGCCTGGACGCGCTTCATGGAAAGATATCCGCGCGCGATGCCAGAGAGGCGCTCATCCGCGCCGCCGAGGAAGCAGGCATCTCGGTCATTACCGTCGTTCACTGA
- a CDS encoding tyrosine-type recombinase/integrase — MASFSNDAPTTPLRQRMQEDMVMRGLGSHTQQDYIRHVRRFATFLGRTPDTAMVEDIRHFQLYQHENGVGPATINGTVSALRFLFAVTLKRRDLARALVITRNPRKLPDVLSMEEAARLLEAAPGIKYKAALGVAYGAGLRVSEVAHLKVDDIDSTRMLIRVEQGKGRKDRNALLSPQLLELLRLWWREGKRRGVMLPHGWLFPGRSRTDPISSRQLHRAVQEAAEVAGIHKRVSPHTLRHSFATHLLEDGTDIRVIQVLLGHSKLETTALYAKVSTRTIHAVAGPLDRLMALMEGKTPDG, encoded by the coding sequence ATGGCCAGCTTCTCCAATGATGCCCCGACCACCCCGCTTCGCCAGCGCATGCAGGAAGACATGGTGATGCGAGGGTTGGGATCCCACACTCAGCAGGACTACATCCGTCATGTCCGGCGCTTCGCCACGTTTCTTGGGCGTACCCCTGACACCGCAATGGTCGAGGACATACGACATTTCCAGTTGTATCAGCATGAGAACGGTGTGGGTCCGGCCACGATCAACGGCACGGTTTCGGCGCTACGCTTTCTGTTTGCGGTGACGCTAAAGCGGCGGGATCTGGCGCGAGCGCTGGTGATAACCCGCAATCCACGCAAGCTACCCGATGTGCTGAGCATGGAGGAAGCTGCGCGGTTGCTCGAGGCGGCGCCAGGCATCAAATACAAAGCGGCGCTTGGCGTGGCCTATGGCGCGGGCTTGCGCGTCTCCGAGGTCGCGCATCTCAAGGTCGATGACATCGACTCGACGCGCATGCTGATCCGCGTTGAACAAGGCAAGGGACGCAAGGATCGCAATGCCCTGCTTTCTCCGCAACTCCTTGAACTGCTGCGACTGTGGTGGCGCGAAGGAAAGCGGCGCGGCGTGATGCTGCCTCATGGCTGGCTGTTTCCGGGGCGCAGTCGCACCGACCCGATCTCGTCGCGGCAACTGCATCGCGCGGTTCAGGAAGCTGCGGAGGTCGCCGGCATCCACAAGCGCGTCAGCCCGCATACCCTACGGCACAGCTTTGCCACCCACCTTCTGGAGGATGGCACCGATATCCGCGTCATCCAGGTTCTGCTCGGACATAGCAAGCTGGAGACGACCGCGCTCTATGCGAAGGTCTCCACCCGGACTATTCACGCGGTCGCAGGGCCCCTCGACCGGCTGATGGCGCTGATGGAAGGCAAAACGCCCGACGGCTGA
- a CDS encoding adenylate/guanylate cyclase domain-containing protein, giving the protein MSIPALDRKLLAILAADMVGYSKAMEADEAGTIKRLKAIRADLINPAISERHGTVIKLMGDGALVAFNSVVDAVACAAEFQNAVAARSAGLPEPERIVFRVGINLGDVALVDGDVYGDGVNVAARLEQLAEPGGVMVSGTAYDHLQGKLDWPLDFAGEQQVKNISRPVRMYRLRLDGKRARRPLVAMMPRWTKTAAAAIVALALAGGGVWWFLQPELLSAKPSVAVLPFNNYGGDEASGRLADGLTEDIITDLARFPEFEVVARNSTEVYKGKPVDARQVASALHVGFVLEGSIQRQSGRVRITAQLIDAKTGHHLWSENWDRPGEDVFAVQTEIAEQVANRLGGGVGLIQEAGRAAAKRKRPENLNAYDYYLLGSEKIEKLTKADDEEAITFLNRAVELDPGLARAWVELYHAHDLMGVFGVNPESNRKAAADVAERAVRLDPSDAEAHAVFGMSLANKGDMGRAKSELDTALRLAPGSSEILTFYTGFAARFGEPERGAQMVDQVMRLDPNYPMWASNFFAPAYFMAGRYEDAVKMLERMTPNNYQKWTWVVRSSSLAALGRTDEANASVTEALKNHPDLTVESMINEPGLSTMERSRFIETMPLAGFPACAKPEVLAKLAKPVRLPECEAGTAKPLGQP; this is encoded by the coding sequence ATGAGTATCCCCGCGCTCGACCGGAAGCTGCTGGCGATCCTGGCGGCGGATATGGTAGGCTACTCGAAGGCGATGGAGGCCGATGAGGCCGGCACCATCAAGCGACTGAAGGCCATCCGCGCCGACCTGATCAATCCCGCCATCTCTGAGCGCCATGGCACCGTTATCAAGCTGATGGGCGACGGCGCGCTCGTCGCCTTCAACAGCGTGGTTGATGCGGTTGCCTGCGCCGCGGAGTTTCAGAATGCCGTGGCGGCCCGCAGCGCCGGCCTACCGGAGCCTGAGCGCATCGTATTCCGCGTCGGGATCAATCTGGGCGATGTGGCGTTGGTGGATGGCGATGTCTACGGTGATGGCGTGAATGTCGCCGCGCGGCTGGAGCAGTTGGCCGAGCCGGGCGGCGTGATGGTGTCGGGCACGGCCTACGATCATCTCCAGGGCAAACTCGACTGGCCGCTCGATTTCGCCGGCGAGCAGCAGGTCAAGAACATCAGTCGCCCAGTGCGGATGTACCGGCTGAGACTCGATGGCAAACGGGCGCGTCGCCCGCTTGTCGCAATGATGCCGCGCTGGACCAAGACGGCTGCGGCGGCGATCGTGGCGCTGGCTCTGGCGGGCGGCGGGGTCTGGTGGTTCTTGCAGCCCGAACTTTTGAGCGCCAAGCCGTCGGTGGCGGTGCTGCCCTTCAACAATTATGGCGGCGACGAGGCTAGCGGGCGTCTGGCCGATGGCCTGACTGAGGACATCATCACCGATCTCGCGCGGTTTCCCGAATTCGAGGTGGTGGCGCGGAATTCGACGGAAGTTTACAAAGGCAAGCCGGTGGATGCCCGCCAGGTCGCAAGTGCGCTCCATGTCGGCTTTGTACTGGAAGGCTCGATACAGCGGCAGAGTGGCCGGGTACGGATCACAGCACAGTTGATCGATGCAAAAACCGGCCACCATCTTTGGTCGGAGAATTGGGACCGGCCCGGTGAGGACGTGTTCGCCGTTCAGACCGAAATCGCAGAGCAGGTCGCCAACCGCCTCGGCGGCGGAGTGGGACTGATTCAAGAGGCCGGGCGGGCTGCAGCCAAACGTAAACGGCCTGAAAACCTGAATGCCTATGATTACTATCTTCTCGGGTCCGAGAAGATTGAAAAGCTCACCAAAGCCGATGACGAGGAGGCCATCACGTTTCTCAACCGCGCCGTCGAACTGGACCCGGGGCTGGCACGGGCCTGGGTAGAACTTTACCATGCTCATGATCTAATGGGTGTGTTTGGCGTTAATCCCGAGAGCAACCGCAAGGCGGCCGCCGATGTGGCCGAACGCGCGGTGCGGCTTGATCCGAGCGACGCTGAAGCACATGCGGTGTTTGGTATGAGCCTTGCTAATAAGGGCGACATGGGCCGCGCCAAGTCTGAGCTGGACACGGCCCTTCGTCTAGCTCCGGGTTCGTCCGAAATCCTGACTTTTTATACCGGCTTTGCCGCACGCTTCGGTGAACCCGAACGCGGCGCTCAAATGGTCGACCAGGTAATGAGGCTGGACCCGAACTATCCGATGTGGGCGTCCAACTTCTTCGCACCTGCTTATTTTATGGCGGGCCGGTATGAGGACGCGGTGAAGATGCTGGAGCGCATGACGCCTAACAACTACCAAAAGTGGACTTGGGTGGTCCGTAGCAGTTCCCTCGCGGCACTCGGTCGAACCGATGAGGCGAATGCTTCGGTTACAGAAGCTCTCAAGAATCACCCAGACCTGACTGTCGAGAGCATGATCAATGAACCCGGCCTGAGCACAATGGAGCGCAGTCGGTTCATAGAGACAATGCCGCTAGCTGGCTTCCCGGCGTGCGCCAAGCCCGAGGTGCTGGCGAAACTCGCCAAACCTGTGCGACTGCCGGAATGCGAGGCGGGGACGGCGAAGCCTCTCGGGCAGCCATAG
- a CDS encoding IS91 family transposase, with translation MRTSIEVADIFRVAGPTYRKAHGGHLSLAQFKVMSAVEHCRTAALGGHVEACEDCGEWRIAYNSCRNRHCPKCQGAAARTWLAEREADLLPVGYFHVVFTLPAEIAAIAFYNKALVYDLLFKAASETMLTIAADPKHLGARIGMTAVLHTWGSAMTHHPHVHMIVPSGGISLDGSRWISSRPAFLLPVRVLGKLFRRLFLTRLLQLHDAGRLAFFGSAAHLTDRRAFVRYLSPVRKKRWVVYAKPPFAGPEAVLAYLSRYTHRVAISNSRLISFDETGVIFRYKDYRRDGRDRQQIMTLATVEFIRRFLLHVLPRGFHRIRRYGLLAGSSRKISIARARELLNAVPPPADDATDEPNDIRPPCPCCGGRMIVVKVFERWRQPRGPPDKATTNRESAS, from the coding sequence ATGCGCACCTCGATTGAGGTCGCCGATATCTTCCGTGTTGCCGGGCCGACCTATCGGAAAGCCCATGGGGGACACCTCAGCTTGGCCCAGTTCAAGGTGATGTCGGCGGTCGAGCACTGCCGCACCGCTGCATTGGGCGGCCATGTCGAGGCCTGCGAGGATTGCGGAGAGTGGCGCATTGCCTACAATTCCTGCCGGAACCGGCATTGCCCGAAGTGCCAGGGCGCCGCCGCACGCACATGGCTCGCCGAGCGCGAGGCTGATCTCTTGCCGGTCGGATACTTCCATGTCGTCTTCACGCTGCCTGCCGAGATCGCCGCGATCGCCTTCTACAACAAGGCGCTCGTCTACGACCTTCTGTTCAAGGCCGCATCGGAAACGATGCTGACAATCGCCGCCGATCCGAAGCATCTCGGCGCGCGCATCGGCATGACCGCCGTGCTGCACACATGGGGATCGGCCATGACCCATCATCCCCATGTTCACATGATCGTGCCAAGCGGCGGCATCTCCCTTGATGGGTCACGCTGGATATCGTCACGTCCTGCATTCCTCTTGCCGGTGCGTGTGCTAGGCAAGCTCTTCCGGCGCTTGTTCCTCACGAGACTGCTCCAACTCCACGATGCCGGGCGGCTCGCCTTCTTCGGTTCGGCTGCGCATCTCACTGACCGTCGGGCATTCGTACGGTACCTGTCGCCGGTGCGAAAGAAGCGTTGGGTCGTTTATGCCAAGCCGCCCTTCGCGGGACCTGAGGCGGTTCTTGCCTATCTGTCACGATATACGCACCGGGTGGCCATCTCGAACAGTCGTCTGATCTCGTTCGACGAGACCGGTGTCATCTTCCGCTACAAGGACTACCGCCGCGACGGCCGCGACCGGCAGCAAATCATGACGCTCGCGACCGTCGAGTTCATTCGCCGCTTCCTGCTCCATGTCCTGCCGCGCGGGTTCCACCGCATCCGGCGATACGGTCTGCTCGCCGGCAGCTCCCGAAAGATCAGCATCGCTCGCGCCCGCGAACTCCTGAACGCTGTCCCGCCGCCCGCTGACGACGCAACCGATGAGCCGAACGATATCCGCCCGCCATGCCCATGCTGCGGCGGACGTATGATCGTCGTCAAGGTGTTCGAACGCTGGCGGCAACCGCGCGGACCGCCAGATAAGGCAACAACGAACCGGGAGAGTGCGTCATGA